One stretch of Streptomyces sp. R21 DNA includes these proteins:
- a CDS encoding carbohydrate ABC transporter permease, translating into MRGKVASPPQPRGSARRSLTRALPVAPAVVLLALFLAGPIVYCAYIAFTDLQLTGQAHSSFVGFENFRAAFKDEAFLNAVWLTLVFTLVSSLIGQNTLGLALAALMQRSSKPIRTLVGGIVITAWVLPEVVAGFLLYAFFRREGTLNAILDWLHLPSQNWLFTLPILAVSFANVWRGTAFSMLVYSAALNEIPKEITEAAEVDGAGGWRRMWHITLPMIRRSIGTNLMLNTLQTLSVFGLIWVMTRGGPGNKSQTLPLFMYEQAFQKSMIGYGTAVALLLLVVGSLFSVVYMRLLRTEV; encoded by the coding sequence GTGCGGGGAAAGGTCGCTTCCCCGCCCCAACCCCGGGGAAGCGCTCGCCGCTCCCTGACCCGCGCGCTCCCGGTCGCTCCGGCCGTCGTCCTGCTGGCCCTCTTCCTCGCAGGCCCGATCGTCTACTGCGCGTACATCGCCTTCACCGACCTGCAGTTGACGGGCCAGGCCCACTCGTCCTTCGTGGGCTTCGAGAACTTCCGGGCCGCGTTCAAGGACGAGGCGTTCCTGAACGCGGTGTGGCTGACGCTGGTGTTCACGCTCGTGTCGTCGCTGATCGGCCAGAACACCCTGGGCCTGGCGCTGGCCGCGCTCATGCAACGGTCGTCGAAGCCGATTCGTACGCTGGTGGGCGGCATCGTGATCACGGCGTGGGTGCTGCCCGAGGTGGTGGCGGGCTTCCTGCTCTACGCCTTCTTCCGCCGCGAGGGCACCTTGAACGCGATCCTGGACTGGCTCCATCTCCCGTCCCAGAACTGGCTGTTCACCCTCCCCATCCTGGCGGTGTCCTTCGCGAACGTCTGGCGGGGCACGGCCTTCTCCATGCTCGTGTACTCGGCGGCGCTGAACGAGATCCCGAAGGAGATCACGGAGGCCGCGGAGGTCGACGGGGCGGGCGGCTGGCGCCGGATGTGGCACATCACGCTGCCGATGATCCGCCGCTCGATCGGCACGAACCTGATGCTCAACACGCTCCAGACCCTGTCCGTCTTCGGCCTGATCTGGGTGATGACCCGGGGCGGCCCCGGCAACAAGAGCCAGACCCTCCCCCTCTTCATGTACGAACAGGCCTTCCAGAAAAGCATGATCGGGTACGGGACGGCGGTGGCGCTGTTGCTGTTGGTGGTGGGCTCGCTGTTCTCGGTCGTGTACATGCGGCTGCTGCGAACGGAGGTGTGA
- a CDS encoding extracellular solute-binding protein, which yields MPVRPTAAAPLLLATLITAASLTACSSGSGSDPDTVKISFKQSTDNSIKIMDTYLADIKKQFEKANPGKKVELVPIKAPDSEYYTKLQQMLRSPKTAPDLVYEDTFLINSDITSGYLKPLDPYLAKWKDWGQFIDTAKTAAKAQDGKTYGVPDGTDTRGLWFDKNIFKKAGLPADWQPKTWDEVLDAARTVKRKVPGVTPLNVYTGKPAGEAATMQGMEMLLYGTGDGKSDPLYDTASKKWIAGGQGFKDSLKFVETVYKEKLGPSVDVALDPNIQTIVRGDLLPKGKLAIDLDGSWLPQDWLKGSGHEWPQWSQELGLAHMPTQHGQAPGKVSMSGGWTWAIPSKASNPDLAFKFIETMQTKANAQKWYIANSGISVRQDVASDPAYVKAQPGIKFFTDLVASTHYRPAYPAYPKVSTAIQEAMEAVTTGDSSAEKAASGYDDELKSATDDQVIKK from the coding sequence GTGCCCGTGCGCCCCACCGCCGCCGCTCCACTTCTCCTCGCAACGCTGATCACCGCCGCGTCCCTCACCGCGTGCAGCTCTGGTTCCGGAAGTGATCCGGACACCGTCAAGATCTCGTTCAAGCAGTCCACGGACAACTCGATCAAGATCATGGACACCTACCTGGCCGACATCAAGAAGCAGTTCGAGAAGGCGAATCCCGGCAAGAAGGTCGAGCTGGTCCCGATCAAGGCGCCGGACTCGGAGTACTACACGAAACTGCAGCAGATGCTGCGCTCCCCGAAGACGGCTCCCGACCTGGTCTATGAGGACACCTTCCTCATCAACTCGGACATCACCAGCGGGTACTTGAAGCCGCTCGACCCGTACCTCGCGAAGTGGAAGGACTGGGGTCAGTTCATCGACACCGCGAAGACGGCGGCCAAGGCGCAGGACGGGAAGACGTATGGCGTCCCGGACGGGACGGACACCAGGGGCCTCTGGTTCGACAAGAACATCTTCAAGAAGGCGGGCCTGCCTGCCGATTGGCAGCCGAAGACGTGGGACGAGGTCCTCGACGCCGCCCGCACGGTGAAGCGGAAGGTGCCCGGCGTCACCCCTCTCAACGTCTACACGGGCAAGCCGGCGGGCGAGGCCGCCACGATGCAGGGCATGGAGATGCTCCTGTACGGGACGGGCGACGGAAAGTCGGACCCCCTGTACGACACGGCGTCGAAGAAGTGGATCGCGGGCGGCCAGGGCTTCAAGGACTCGTTGAAGTTCGTCGAGACGGTCTACAAGGAGAAGCTGGGCCCCTCCGTGGACGTCGCCCTCGACCCCAACATCCAGACCATCGTGCGCGGCGACCTGCTTCCCAAGGGCAAGCTCGCCATCGACCTGGACGGTTCCTGGCTCCCGCAGGACTGGCTGAAGGGCAGCGGACATGAATGGCCGCAGTGGTCACAGGAGTTGGGACTCGCCCATATGCCGACCCAGCACGGCCAGGCCCCCGGCAAGGTGAGCATGTCCGGCGGCTGGACCTGGGCCATCCCGTCCAAGGCGTCCAACCCCGACCTGGCGTTCAAGTTCATCGAGACGATGCAGACGAAGGCGAACGCCCAGAAGTGGTACATCGCCAACTCCGGTATCTCGGTACGGCAGGACGTGGCGTCCGATCCCGCGTACGTGAAGGCGCAGCCCGGCATCAAGTTCTTCACCGACCTGGTGGCGAGCACCCACTACCGCCCGGCGTATCCGGCGTACCCGAAGGTCTCCACGGCGATCCAGGAGGCGATGGAAGCCGTGACGACGGGTGATTCCTCGGCTGAGAAGGCGGCGAGCGGATACGACGACGAGCTGAAGTCGGCCACCGACGACCAAGTGATCAAGAAGTGA